One Papaver somniferum cultivar HN1 chromosome 10, ASM357369v1, whole genome shotgun sequence genomic window carries:
- the LOC113316341 gene encoding uncharacterized protein LOC113316341, producing the protein MILLLYVDDIILTGSSDDLMSTFIQKLSAEFAMKQLGGLNYFLGIEDARTDDSILSTQKKYILELLTKANMLHCKPCNTPVVKEFRASIHDGILLDNPSEYKTIVGSLKYLTLTRPDIAYGVNCVSQFMHAHTDIHLLLVKRILRYLKGSLGLGLVLRKGDTSAITTFTDSDWAGCPDTRRSTSGYAVFMGNSLISWSSKKQPTVSRSSAEAEYESLSVVASELEWLSNLFKELHISVTYPTTVNCDKTSAICLAFNPVFHAREKHIEVQYHVVRDLVLSGFLKVQHVASESQLSNLFTKGLCFPAFSTLLQQLLGISPSQFSTVDDDAAAEVVPPVTEDGVHFTGFASQSSTVS; encoded by the coding sequence ATGATTCTCTTACTTTATGTGGATGATATAATACTTACTGGTAGTTCAGATGATCTTATGAGTACTTTTATTCAAAAATTAAGTGCTGAATTTGCAATGAAGCAGTTGGGTGGCTTGAATTATTTTTTGGGAATAGAGGATGCTAGAACTGATGATTCTATACTTTCAACACAGAAAAAGTATATCCTAGAGTTATTAACGAAAGCTAATATGCTTCATTGTAAGCCTTGTAATACACCTGTAGTAAAGGAATTCAGAGCCTCTATTCATGATGGAATCTTATTGGATAATCCATCAGAATACAAAACTATAGTTGGTAGCTTAAAATATCTAACTCTTACAAGACCTGACATAGCTTATGGTGTCAATTGTGTATCTCAGTTCATGCATGCTCATACAGACATTCATCTGCTTTTAGTTAAAAGGATTTTGAGGTATTTAAAAGGATCACTTGGTTTAGGACTTGTTTTAAGAAAAGGGGATACAAGTGCAATTACAACTTTTActgactctgattgggctggATGCCCTGATACAAGAAGGTCTACTTCAGGTTATGCAGTTTTTATGGGAAATTCATTAATATCATGGTCAAGCAAAAAGCAACCTACAGTGTCAAGATCATCTGCAGAGGCAGAATATGAGTCTTTGTCAGTTGTGGCTTCTGAGTTAGAATGGTTATCAAATCTGTTTAAAGAACTACATATTTCAGTTACTTATCCAACAACTGTAAATTGTGACAAAACTTCTGCTATTTGCCTAGCATTTAATCCAGTGTTTCATGCCAGGGAAAAACACATAGAAGTCCAATATCATGTGGTAAGGGATTTGGTGTTGTCTGGATTCTTGAAAGTTCAGCATGTTGCTTCAGAAAGTCAGCTTTCAAATTTATTCACAAAGGGGCTCTGTTTTCCTGCATTCTCTACTTTGTTACAACAACTGTTGGGCATTTCACCTTCACAATTTTCTACTGTTGATGATGATGCCGCTGCAGAGGTTGTTCCACCAGTTACTGAAGATGGTGTTCACTTTACAGGCTTTGCTTCTCAGTCTTCTACTGTATCTTAA